The following is a genomic window from Bacteroidia bacterium.
GCTGTTCGTACAGATAGCTCTCCCACGAGCTGCGTGAGACGCGTTCAACGATGATGGCGAGCAGACTGTAGCCGACGTTGGAATAGGAAAAACCGCTGCCGGGCGAAAATTCCAGCGGCGCGTTCAGAACGCTGTCAATGAAAGCCCCGGTCGTAATCGCTTCATAATCGCCGCCAACATTGCCGACAAGACCCGACTGATGTCGTAGCATATCGTGAATCGTGATCTGCTGCTTGTCCGCCGGGACATTCGCGAAGTACCGTGTCAGCGGATCTTCAGTGGACAGCTTCCCTTGCATTTCCAGCTTCAGAATCGCGGCAGCGGTGAACTGCTTTGTAATGGAGCCGATGTCGAACACGGTTTCCGCTGTATTCCGCTGCTGACGCTCTCTGTCGGCAAATCCATACCCCCGCGAAAGCAGCAGTTGTCCTTTCTGCTCGACAAGAACTGTGCCGTGAAAACCGATCTTTTCCATCGCGCCGAGATACGCAGCAATGTGCAGCCGCATACGGTCCTGTTGTGCCGAAAGCGAGACGGAGCAGAAAGAGAGGGTCGTGAAAAAGACGAGTAAGTATGCTTTATGGACCAAGAACGTGTCTTTCGGTATATGAAACAGTAACGAATCCCGCAGGAGTACCTGACCGGTATTTCACTTCAGCCGATCGCAGGTGAATGAAGAGTCAGACCGGTGCTCAAGCATTCCCGAGCCTCTGCACCTTCGCCATGACCTCGGCAGACAATCGCTGTTTATAATCCTGAATTTGCGTACGCAGCTGCGGGTATTTGCCTGACAGTATCTGGAGCGCGAGCAGACCGGCGTTCTTCGCTCCGTTCAGCGCGACCGTCGCTACCGGTACGCCGCCGGGCATCTGAAGAATGGAGAGAATCGAATCCCACCCGTCTATGGATATTGATGACTTTATGGGGACACCGATCACCGGCAGGGGTGAAATGGATGCGACCATACCGGGTAAATGGGCCGCTCCACCCGCACCGGCGATGATGACCTCGATTCCCCGTTGATGCGCGTTTTCCGCATAGTCAAACAAGCGCTTCGGCGTGCGATGGGCGGAGACTATTGTCAATTCGTAGGATATGCCGAATTCTTTGATGATTTCTGCAGCCTGCGTCATAACAGGCAAATCAGAATCCGACCCCATGATGATACTGACGACCGGTTCTACCATGACGTTACCCTCAGTGTGCGTTTCACAATATCGGACTTTTGTATCGCTTCCTCGATAGTCGGAGCAAGCACTGTCACATGACCCATTTTTCTGAATGGTTTCGTTACCTTTTTTCCATACAGATGGATCTTCACACCACCAATGCTCATGCACTCCGTCAATCCTTCATAACGGACGGGACCATCGCACCCTGGTTCACCGAGGAGATTGATCATGACGGAGGGCATTTTCAACTGCGTGCTGCCCAACGGAAAATTGAATATAGCCCGCAGCAACTGCTCGAACTGCGATGTGACCACACTTTCGATCGTATGATGACCGCTGTTATGCGGTCTGGGAGCAATCTCGTTTACCCACACTGCGTTGTTCGTATCGACAAACATCTCCACAGCCAGTACGCCTCGCAGGTTCAACAATGAAACGATTCGGGTGGCGATATCTGTCGCCTGTGCAAGGATCTCCGCATCCAGCGCAGCGGGGCAGATCAATCTCTCCACCAGATTTGCCTCATCATTAAATTCCATCTCCACGACCGGAAAGCACTGTGTCTCTCCCCTGCCGTTCCGTGCGACGATTACGGCAATCTCCTTCCGGATGTCAATGAGTGACTCCACAACCGATGCGCCGTTGAGTGCGTCGACCAGATCATCCTTCGATCGCATGAGCGCAACGCCCTTCCCGTCATATCCTCCCTTGCGCAGTTTTTGGACGAACGGCAGGGGCAGGGTTTGCCTCTCGGCAGCGGCAAGAACTGCTTCTCTGTTATCACAGAGGACGAAGCGGGGAGAGGGTATATGGTTGTCCCGATAAAATATTTTTTGCAAACCCTTATCCTGAATGATTTCGAGTGTTTCAGGTTCAGGATAGATTTTTTTTCCGTCGGCTTTGAGCTGTTTCAGAGCCTCGATGTTCACATTTTCGATCTCGAAGGTGATGAGATCCACCATGTTTCCGAAACGGATGACATCATCATAATCGAGCTGACTCCCCTGCACAAAGCAGGTGCACGACGTTGCGGCCGGGCAGTGATCGTCCGTATCGAGGATATACGTCCGTACATCCCAATTACTGGCCGCCAGGACCAGCATCTTGCCCAGCTGACCTCCCGCGATTATTCCAAGCTTGAAATCAGATGTAACTAATTGTTCCATAGTTCATTTCCGATGATTGCTACCTCTGGTCACAGGGCATTCGCAATGAAATAATACACGGGCATACCTATGGAGATGTTGAACGGGAAGGTGATTCCCAGCGCCATAGGGATATACAGACCCGGATCGGCCTTGGGTGCGGCGAGTCGCATCGCCGCAGGCACGGCGATATACGACGCGCTTGCGGCAAGAACAGCAAGAATGAATCTGTCGCCCGTGTTCTCTATCAGCAAACCGCTTATCGCGGCAACAACGACTCCGTTGACAAGTGGAATGACAATGGCGAACATCGTCGCGAACGCACCATATTTTCTGAAGGTGGCGAAGCGTCTTGCCGTCACCATTCCCATCTCGAGCAGGAAAATCGCAAGGAAGCCTTTGAAAATATCCGTGGTAAACGGCTTGATGCCCTCCGCCTGCTTCGCATCGGCAATCAGCCCGATGAAGAGACTCCCCAGGATCATCAACACACTTCCATTGGTGAACGCGTGGCTTGCCGTACGCGCCAGATTCACTTCCCTGCGCGTATCTGAATCATATTTCATCAACAGTATGACTCCGATGATAATGGCCGGCGCTTCCATCAACGCCATCACGGC
Proteins encoded in this region:
- the purE gene encoding 5-(carboxyamino)imidazole ribonucleotide mutase, yielding MVEPVVSIIMGSDSDLPVMTQAAEIIKEFGISYELTIVSAHRTPKRLFDYAENAHQRGIEVIIAGAGGAAHLPGMVASISPLPVIGVPIKSSISIDGWDSILSILQMPGGVPVATVALNGAKNAGLLALQILSGKYPQLRTQIQDYKQRLSAEVMAKVQRLGNA
- a CDS encoding 5-(carboxyamino)imidazole ribonucleotide synthase — translated: MEQLVTSDFKLGIIAGGQLGKMLVLAASNWDVRTYILDTDDHCPAATSCTCFVQGSQLDYDDVIRFGNMVDLITFEIENVNIEALKQLKADGKKIYPEPETLEIIQDKGLQKIFYRDNHIPSPRFVLCDNREAVLAAAERQTLPLPFVQKLRKGGYDGKGVALMRSKDDLVDALNGASVVESLIDIRKEIAVIVARNGRGETQCFPVVEMEFNDEANLVERLICPAALDAEILAQATDIATRIVSLLNLRGVLAVEMFVDTNNAVWVNEIAPRPHNSGHHTIESVVTSQFEQLLRAIFNFPLGSTQLKMPSVMINLLGEPGCDGPVRYEGLTECMSIGGVKIHLYGKKVTKPFRKMGHVTVLAPTIEEAIQKSDIVKRTLRVTSW
- a CDS encoding sodium-dependent bicarbonate transport family permease, which gives rise to MDFQILISNLTNPTLLFFALGTLAVLVKSDMEIPESSSKFISLYLLFAIGFKGGQELAYSGFSAEIIYALLFGFVIALCIPLYTFFILKRKMSISDAGAVAAAYGSVSAVTFVAAVSFLEGQQIDFGGHMVAVMALMEAPAIIIGVILLMKYDSDTRREVNLARTASHAFTNGSVLMILGSLFIGLIADAKQAEGIKPFTTDIFKGFLAIFLLEMGMVTARRFATFRKYGAFATMFAIVIPLVNGVVVAAISGLLIENTGDRFILAVLAASASYIAVPAAMRLAAPKADPGLYIPMALGITFPFNISIGMPVYYFIANAL